Within the Streptomyces sp. YIM 121038 genome, the region GACGCCGACGGTCGCGAGTACGTCGACCTCGTGTGTTCGTGGGGGCCCATGATCCTCGGCCACGCCCACCCCGAGGTGACCGCGGCCGTCCAGGAGGCCGTCGCGCGCGGCACGTCCTTCGGCACGCCGGGCGAGGGCGAGGTCGCCCTGGCCGAGGAGATCGTGGCCCGGATCGCCCCCGTCGAGCAGGTCCGCCTGGTGTCCAGCGGCACCGAGGCGACGATGTCCGCCATCCGCCTGGCCCGCGGGTTCACCGGGCGCGCCAAGGTGATCAAGTTCGCCGGGTGCTACCACGGCCACGTGGACGCGCTCCTCGCCGCGGCCGGGTCCGGCGTCGCGACCCTCGGCCTGCCGGACACGCCCGGTGTCACGGGCGCCCAGGCGGGCGACACCATCGTCCTTCCGTACAACGACATCGAGGCCGTGCACGAGGCCTTCCACAACCACCCGGGCCAGATCGCCTGTGTGATCACGGAGGCCTCGCCGGGCAACATGGGCGTGGTGCCGCCGGGACCCGGCTTCAACGAGGGCCTGAAGGCCGCGTGCGAGAAGAACGGCGCCCTTTTCATCTCCGACGAGGTCATGACCGGCTTCCGGACGAGCAGGGCCGGCTGGTTCGGCGTGGACGGGGTCGTGCCCGACCTGATGACCTTCGGCAAGGTCATGGGCGGCGGCTTCCCCGCCGCGGCGTTCGGCGGCCGCGCCGACGTGATGGCGCACCTCGCTCCGGCGGGCCCCGTCTACCAGGCGGGCACGCTCTCCGGGAACCCGGTCGCGACCGCCGCGGGCCTCGCGCAGCTGCGGCTGCTCGACGACGCCGCGTACGCGAAGGTCGACGCGGTCTCCGAGCGGATCCGCGGCCTGGTGAGCGAGGCGCTCACCAAGGAGGGCGTGGCGCACCGCGTCCAGAACGCCTCCAACATGTTCTCCGTGTTCTTCACGGACCGCGAGGTGCGCGACTACGAGGGCGCGAAGGCGCAGGAGTCGTTCCGCTTCACGGCGTTCTTCCACTCGATGCTGTCGCAGGGCGTGTATCTGCCGCCGTCGGCCTTCGAGTCCTGGTTCGTGTCCACCACCCATGACGAGCGTGCGGTCGAGAAGATCGCGGCGGCCCTTCCGGCGGCCGCGCGCGCCGCCGCCGAGGCCGAGGAGGTCAGCGCGTGAGCGGGGCCGATGAGCTGACCGTCGTCCATCTGATGCGCCACGGCGAGGTGCACAACCCGGACGGGATCCTGTACGGGCGGCTGCCCGACTACCACCTCTCGGAGCTCGGGCGGCAGATGGCCGACCGGGTCGCCGAGCACCTGGCGTCGCGGGACGTCACGCACGTCGTCGCCTCGCCGCTCGACCGGGCGCAGGAGACGGCGACGCCGATCGCCAAGGCGCACGGCCTCGACCTCGCGACGGACGGGCGGCTCATCGAGGCCGGCAACGTCTTCGAGGGCAAGACCTTCGGCGTCGGCGACGGCGCCCTGAAGAACCCGGAGAACTGGAAGCACCTGGTCAACCCCTTCAAGCCGTCCTGGGGCGAGCCGTACGTCGAGCAGGTCGTGCGGATGATGGGCGCGCTCGACGCCGCGCGGGACGCGGCGCGCGGGCACGAGGCGGTGTGCGTCAGCCACCAGCTGCCGATCTGGATCGTGCGCAGCTTCGTGGAGAAGCGGCGCCTGTGGCACGACCCGCGCAAGCGGCAGTGCACGCTCGCCTCGCTCACGTCGTTCACGTACCGCGGCGACAAGATCGTGTCGGTGGGGTACTCGGAGCCGGCGCGGGATCTCGTGCCGAAGCATCTCCTGGCAGGGGCCAAGCCGGTGAAGGGCAAGGCCAAGGCCTTCGGGGCCTAGCCGGTGCGCTGGGCTTGAGCAGGGTCCGGCCCCTGCGGGGCCGGGCTGAACGCTGCCGCTTGTCGGCTGTCTGCCGCGGGTCGTCCGTGGCTGGGCGCGCCGTTCCCCGCGCCCCTTCGGGGGCGCTCCGGTGTGGGGCGGTTCCTGTGAGGTTGCTGTGCGCGGCGGGTAATGGGGTGGCCACCCTATGGCGTGGAATGTCTGTTCTCTGTAATAGGCCCCGAATAGGTCCGGCTTGGCCGGAACCCGTCCCGGTGTCGTGCCCTCTAAGTGGTTGTCCTTTGCACAACCGAGGGCGCGACGAATGGGGATGGAATGCGCGACGACAGCCGGACGGACACGGACCTGGGCGGCGGAGCACCGGCCGCGAGCCGTGGTGCGCTGAGCCGGCGGGGCGCGATAGGCCTGGGCATAGGCACCGCGGCGGCCCTCGGGCTCACCGCCTGCGGCTCCGGCTCCGGGGACTCGGGCTCCGCCGCCGACAAGGGCAAGGGCGGCGGCGCCAAGCCGGAGCGCCCGGCCAAGCCGATCGGTGACGGCTCCACGGCGTTCACCGGAAAGCAGCCCAACCAGCCGGAGGCGCCCCGGCCCCTTGAGCCGGGGGAGACCCCGCCGCAGTTCGTGATCTTCTCCTGGGACGGCGCGGGCGAGGTCGGCAACGGCCTGTTCCCGCGCTTCCTGAAGCTCGCGAAGGAACACGACGCGGGGATGACGTTCTTCCTCTCCGGGCTCTATCTGCTGCCCGAGTCGAAGAAGCGGCTCTACCGCCCGCCGAACAACGCCGTCGGCGCCTCCGACATCGGCTACCTCACGGACGGCCACATCAAGGAGACCCTGAAGTACGTCCGCCAGGCGTGGCTGGAGGGCCACGAGATCGGCACGCACTTCAACGGCCACTTCTGCGCGGGCACCGGCACCGTGGGCAACTGGACGCCCGCCCAGTGGCAGAGCGAGATCGACCAGGCCAAGTCCTTCGTGAAGAAGTGGCGGACGAACACGGGCTGGACGGATCTGCCGCCGCTGCCGTTCGACTACGAGAAGGAGCTGGTCGGCGGCCGCACGCCGTGCCTGCTCGGCCAGAACAACCTGCTGCCGACCGCCAAGAAGCTCGGCTGGCGCTACGACGCGTCCTCGCCCGGCGGCCGCCAGAAGTGGCCCGAGAAGAAGCTGGGCATCTGGGACCTGCCGCTCCAGCAGATCCCGTTCCCGGGGCACTCCTTCGAGGTCCTGTCGATGGACTACAACATCCTCGCCAACCAGTCGAAGAACTCCACGAAGGCCCCGCCGGCCAACTACCCGGGCTGGCGCAAGCAGGCCACCGAGGCCTACCTCGCGGGCTTCAAGCGCGCCTACGAGTCCAACCGGGCCCCCTTCTTCATCGGCAACCACTTCGAGGAGTGGAACGGCGGCATCTACATGGACGCCGTCGAGGCCGCGATCAAGGGCATCGCCGGGAAGAAGGACGTCCGCATGGTCTCCTTCCGGCAGTTCGTGGACTGGCTCGACGTGCAGAAGCCCGAGGTGCTCGCCAAGCTGCGCAGCCTGGAGGTCGGCCAGCAGCCCACCGGCGGCTGGAAGGGCTTCCTGTCCGACGCGGGCTCCGGCGACAGCCGCAAGGACGCCGAGAAGGACACCGGCGACGCGGCCTGAACCACCGGCTGGAAAACACGCGGAAACCCTGTCTGAAATGGGACTTTCCGCTACCGCGGGGGGCGTCGAAGATCCCCGAATCGGGCATGCGAAACTTTTCACATGAGTGCCGCCTGCCGCGCCCCCCGCAGCCAGAACCGCAGTCTTGACCGCCGTGCCAGCCGCCGTCGCAGTCGCGTGACGGCGCTGGCGGCGGCCGCGGCGGCCGCCGCGCTCACCCTGACGGCCTGCAGTTCGGGCGGCACGTCGGGCGGTTCCGGCAAGACGAACTTCATCACCGGCTCCGACGGCATCTCCACCGCGAAGAAGGCGGACCGCCGCGACGCGCCGGACCTCGACGGCGAGACCCTCGACGGCGACAAGCTCAGCCTCGGCGACTACAAGGGCAAGGTCGTCGTCGTCAACGTCTGGGGCTCCTGGTGCCCGCCGTGCCGCGCCGAGGCGCCGAGCTTCGCGAAGGTGGCCAAGGAGACCAAGCCCAAGGGCGTGGAGTTCGTCGGCATCAACGCCCGCGACCCCGAGAAGGGCCCGGCCATCGCCTTCGAGAAGGACAAGGGCGTGCCGTACCCGAGCCTGTACGACCCGATGGGCAAGCTGATGCTGCGCTTCCCGCGGGGCACGCTCAACCCGAACTTCATCCCCTCCACCCTCGTCATCGACAAGGACGGGAAGATCGCGGCGCGCTCGCAGCAGCCCCTCAGCGAGGAGAAGCTGCGCAAGATGATCGACCCCGTGGTCGCGGAGAAGTGACCGACGTGTCGACCGCCATCGCCGCCGCCCACACGCTCGCCGCGTCCGGGCCGAACCAGACCGTCATGAGCGGAGCGCTGCTGCTCGCGATCCCCGTCGCGGTGCTCGGCGGCCTCGTCTCGTTCTTCTCCCCGTGCGTCCTGCCGCTGGTGCCGGGCTACCTCTCGTACGTGACCGGTGTGACCGGGCAGGACCTGGAGGAGGCCAAGCGGGGCCGGATGGTCGCGGGCGCCGGGCTCTTCGTGCTCGGCTTCACCGCGATCTTCGTACCCGCCGGGATGTTCGTCGGGGCGCTCGGGCAGACCCTGAAGGAGCACCAGAGCACCGTCACGAACGTGCTCGGCGTGGTGATGCTCCTGCTCGGGCTCTTCTTCATGGGCCTCATGCCCTGGCTCACCCAGCGCGAGTTCCGCTTCCACAAGCGGCCCGCCACCGGGCTCGTCGGGGCCCCGATACTGGGCGCGCTGTTCGCCGTAGGGTGGACGCCGTGCATCGGGCCGACGCTCGCGGCCGTCAACGTCCTGTCCTTCGAGGGCGCCGACCCGCAGCGCGGCGCGCTCCTCGGCGTCGCGTACTGCCTCGGCCTCGGCATCCCGTTCATCCTCGCGGCCGTCGCGTTCCGCAAGGCGCTCGGCGCGTTCGGCTGGGTGAAGCGGCACTATGCCTGGGTGATGCGGATCGGCGGCGGCATGATGATCGTGACCGGGCTGCTGATGCTGACCGGCGTCTGGGACAGCGTCATGCAGCAGATGCAGGTCTGGTCGAACAGCTACTCGGTGGGGATCTGATCCATGAGCAAGACCACGACCACCCGGGACGAGTCCGTCGCCCAGGACGAGCTCGGGGCGGCCGGCGCGCAGCTGTCCACCGCTCCCCTCGACGAGGTCACCGGCGGCGGCCCGAACCTGCCCTCGCTCGGCGTCATCGGCTGGTTCCGCTGGATCTGGCGGCAGCTGACCTCCATGCGGGTCGCGCTGCTCCTGCTGCTCCTGCTGTCGCTCGGCGCGATCCCCGGCTCGCTCATCCCGCAGCAGGGCACCGACGAGCTCAAGGTCCAGGACTTCAAGGACACCCACACCACGCTCGCGCCGATCTACGAGAAGCTCGGCCTGTTCCACGTCTACAGCTCGGTGTGGTTCTCCGCGATCTACATCCTGCTCTTCGTCTCGCTCATCGGCTGCATCGTGCCGCGCACCTGGCAGTTCGTCGGCCAGCTCCGCGGCCGCCCGCCCGCCGCGCCCAAGCGGCTCACCCGGCTGCCCGCGTACACCAGCTGGCGCACCGACGCCTCGCCCGAGCAGGTCAACGAGGCCGCGCTCGCGCTGCTCAAGCAGCGGCGCTTCCGCTCCCACCAGGTGGGCGGGGCCGTCGCCGCCGAGAAGGGCTATCTGCGCGAGGCCGGGAACCTGGCCTTCCACATCGCCCTGATCGTGCTCCTGCTCGCCTTCGCCGCCGGACAGCTCTTCAAGTCCGAGGGCGGCAAGCTGATCATGGAGGGCGACGGCTTCTCCAACACGCTCACGCAGTACGACGACTTCAAGTCCGGCAGCCTGTTCAGCACCGACGAACTGGAGCCGTTCAGCTTCAAGCTGCGCAGCTTCGAGGGCACGTACGAGACGTCGGGACCCCAGCGCGGCACGGCCCGCACCTACAAGGCGCACGTGACCTACACCGAGGGCACCGACGGGCCGGAGAAGCAGAAGGCCATCGAGGTCAACAAGCCCCTCGAGGTCAACGGCACGAAGGTCTATCTGATCGGCCACGGCTACGCGCCCACGGTCACCGTCCGCGACGGCCGCGGCAAGGTCGTCTCCCGGGTCTCCGTGCCGCTGCTGCCCATCGACTCCATGGGCACGGCCACCGGCGCCATCAAGATCCTCGACGGCTACCGCGACAAGAACGGCAAGAAGGAGCAGCTCGGCTTCAACGCCTTCTTCGTGCCGACGTTCGCGGGCGAGGGCAACGGCCAGATGTTCTCCCAGTTCCCCGCGCCCTTCAATCCGCGGCTCGCGCTCTCCGCGTACCACGGCAGCCTCGGCGTGGACTCCGGCATCCCGCAGAACGTGTACCAGCTGGACACGCGCAAGATGCAGAAGTTCAAGGACGCCAAGGGCGAGCTGCTGAAGAAGCGGCTCAAGATCGGCGAGACCATGAAGCTGCCGAACGGCGCCGGGTCGATCACCTTCGAGAAGGAGCTCAAGCAGTGGGCGACCTTCCAGATCTCCCAGGAGCCGGGCAGCGGCTGGGCGCTGGGCGGCGCGATCGCCGCGATCGCGGGCCTCGCCGGTTCGCTGTTCATCCAGCGCCGCCGCGTCTGGGTCCGGGCGGTGCGCGGTGCCGACGGCGTCACGGTCGTCGAGATGGCGGGCCTCGGCCGCAGCGAGTCCGCCAAGGTGCCCGAGGAGCTGTCCGCGCTCGCGGAGAGCCTGCACGAGCAGGTGCCGAGCGCACCGGAACCGGAGGCCGCCGACACCGCCGACGCGGCGGACACGGCCGACACCGCTGAGGCCGCCGCACCATCCGGCAAGGACATGCCGTCCGTCAACGACGTGCCGTCCGGCAAGGACGCGGGCGGCCCGGACGCCGAAGAAGCCTCGGACACCGAAGAAGCCTCGGACACCGAAGAGACCGCGGCCCCCGAGACCGCGGCCCCCGAGACCCCGGGCAAGGACACCCCGGACACCGACGACCCCCACCCCACCCCCGCTGTTCCTGCCGAAGGGGCTGAGAAGTGACGCTCGCCACCACCCTCGCCGCCGAAACCAACGAGAACCTCGCGCACATCAGCAATGTGCTGATCTACTCCGCGATGGCCGTCTACCTCCTCGCCTTCTTCGCGCTCATGGCGGAGTGGCTGTTCGGCAGCCGCAGCAAGGTCGCCCGCACCGCCGCCGCGCTCACCGCGAGCGGCGGGGCCGGGGAGGCCGCCGCCAAGGCCGCCGCGCCCGCCGTCACGGTGCGGGCCAAGGGCGGCACGGCCACCCTGGAGCGGACCGAGGCCGCGCCCAAGGTCGTCACCCGCGCCGCCGCGGGCAGCCGCGACGTGCCGGACGGCCCGGGTGCCGCCGCCGGTGACGAACAGGGCGACCTCTACGGCCGCATCGCCGTCTCGATGATCGCTCTCGGCTTCCTCGTCGAGGCCGGTGGTGTCCTCACCCGCGCGCTCTCGGTGCAGCGCGCGCCGTGGGGCAACATGTACGAGTTCAACATCACCTTCTCCACGGTCGCGATCGGTGTCTTCCTGGGGCTGCTCGCCCTGAAGAAGAACGTCCGCTGGATCGGTCTGCCGCTGATCACCACGGTCCTGCTCGACCTGGGCCTGGCCGTCACTGTCCTGTACACCGACAGCGACCAGCTGGTTCCCGCGCTGCACTCGTACTGGCTGTGGATCCACGTCTCCACCGCGATCTTCTGCGGCGCCGCCTTCTACGTCGGCGCGGTGTCCACGGCGGCGTACCTGTTCAAGGACAGCTACGAGGCCAAGCTGCAGAGCGGCGGCACGCCCGGCCGGTTCGCGACCTCGGTCATGGAGCGGCTGCCCGCGTCGGCCTCGCTCGACAAGTTCACGTACCGCATGAACGCCGCGATCTTCCCGCTGTGGACGTTCACGATCATCGCGGGCGCGATCTGGGCGGGCGACGCCTGGGGCCGCTACTGGGGCTGGGACCCCAAGGAGGTCTGGTCCTTCATCACCTGGGTCGCGTACGCCTGCTATCTGCACGCGCGCGCCACCGCGGGCTGGAAGGGCCGCAAGGCCGCCTACCTGGCGCTCATCGCCTTCGGCTGCTGGCTGTTCAACTACTACGGCGTCAACATCTTCGTCAGCGGCAAGCACTCCTACGCCGGGGTCTGACCGCGCACGGCCCCGAAGGCCGGTTCCCGTGACCCAGGTCACAGGAACCGGCCTTCGTCGTACGGACAGACAACAGGCGTGGAGACGAATGAGGGGGAACTCGCGGCGCGGCGACGGCGGTTACGCGTACGGATCCGGGGCTCCGACCCCGACGCGTTCGGGGAGCTCTTCGACGCCTACGCCCGCTCCGTCTACAACCACGCCTACCGCCTGACGGGCGACTGGTCGGCGGCCGAGGACATCGTGTCGCTGACCTTCCTGGAGGCGTGGCGGCTGCGCGACAAGGCCGACGCGGACGGCGGCTCGCTGCGGCCGTGGCTGCTCGGCATCGCCACGAACGTGACCCGCAACCAGCGGCGCGCGAGCCGCCGTCACGCCGCCGCCGTGGCCCGGCTGCCGCGCGCCGAGGCCGTCGCCGACTTCGCCGACGAGATCGCCGGGCGCGTCGACGACCGGGAGCAGCTGGCCCTCGTCCGCGCGGCGCTCGCCAGGCTGCGCCGGGCCGAGCGCGAGGTGCTCGCGCTGTGCGTGTGGTCGGGGCTCGGCTACGAGGCGGCGGCGAGCGCGCTCGGCGTCCCGGTCGGGACGGTGCGCTCCCGCCTCTCACGGGCCCGGAAAAAGCTCGCGAAACACATGGAACCGCCCAAAGGGCGCGGACAGATGAGAGAGGACCGCACCACCGCGGTCGGGCCTGTCGAGGAGGGCGTCCGATGAAGTCACCCGCTGACCGTGCTGACTTCCCGACCCCGCTGGAGCGGGACCTTCCGCCGGGCCGCCATCTGCGCCTGAAGGAGCATCTGTTGAGCGAGATCCGGCAGGAGAGCCAAGGGAACACCGACACGGGGTGGAATGCCAGGGGAAGGGGCGGGGGCTGGCTGCGGCCGTCCCTGGCCGCGGGGGCGGTGGTCGCGGCGGTCGCGGCGGGCCTCGTGATCACCCAGCCGTTCGGCGGTGATGCGGCGCAGGCCGGGCCGCCGTCGAAGGAGACCGTGGCGATGCTGAAGCAGATCGCGGCGGCGGCCGCGAAGCAGCCCGTGCCGAAGGGCATCCGGGACGACCAGTTCGTGTACGTCAGGACGAAGGAGAGCTACATGGAGACGGGCAGCGACGAGACCGCCCGCATCCAGCCCGTGCACGTCCGGGAGGCCTGGAGCTCGGTGGACGGCAAGCACACCGGGATGGCACACGACCCCGTCGACGGGTTCGACCACGAGCGCTTCCCGCCGGACCTGCCGCTGGTCGAGGGCGACTCCCACTACCGCAGCCTGCAGAAGCTGCCGACCGACCCGGTCAACATGCGGGACTGGCTGTACCGGGTGGGCCAGGGGGGTGAGAGCAAGGACCAGAACGCCTTCGTGCTCGTCCGCGACCTCTGCGGCGGACTGATGCCGCCGAAGCAGGCCGCCGCCCTCTTCCTCGCCGCGTCGAAGATCTCCGGCGTCGAGCTGATCGAGGGCGTGGTGGACGCGGCGGGGCGGCGCGGTGTGGCCATCGCCCGCGAGAACGACGGCGAACGGCAGGAGCTGATCTTCGACAAGAAGACCAAGCAGTTCCTCGGCGAGCGCCAGGTCGCGGTGGAGGACCTGCCGACGGGCTTCAAGAAGGGCACGGTGACCGCCCAGAGCGCCGTCCTGGAGCTGAAGGTCGTCGACAAGGCGGGCGAACGCCCGTAGGGGATGCGTGACCCGGGGGACCGTGTGCGTGAGGCTTGGCCCATGAGCGATGTCAGCGGATTCATCGAGCGGGGGACGAGCCGGACCGAGGGGGACACGCACACGCTCCACTGGGTGCTGCGGCTGCCGCATCCGGTGGCGGAGGTGTGGAGGGCGGTGGCCACCCCGGAGGGGCTTTCGGGGTGGCTCGCCGCCGCCGACGTGTTCGAGCCGCGCCTCGGCGGCGCCGTGAGCCTGCGCTGGCTCAACGACGAGACCCCGGACGACGCGGTCCACTCGGGGCGCGTCACCGCCTGGGACCCGCACGTCGTCGCCGAGTACACGATCGATCTGCACGGGCGCTGCCGGTTCCATCTGGAGCCCGCGGGGGACGCGGGCACGACGCTGCGCTTCACCAACGAGCTCACCGGCGACGACGCCTTCCGGCTCGACTGCCTCGCCGGGTGGCACGACCACTTCGGGTTCCTGGTGGACGCGCTCGGCGGACGGCCGAAGGACTGGTCGACGTGGAGCCCGGACCGGTGGCGCGAGCTGCGCGCGGACTACGCCTCGGACGGGCCCTAGCCCACCGGGCCGTACGGTCTAGTCCGCCGGGTTCACGCGCAGCAGCAGCTTGCCCGTCGTCGTGCGGCCGCCCATCAGCGCATGGGCCTCCGCGGCCTCTTCGAGCGCGAACTCGGCGGTGACGGGCAGCGTGACGGTGCCGTCGGCGACCGCCTCGAAGGCGCGCTCGGCGAGCGCGCGCAGCGCCCGCGGGTCCTCCTTGGCCAGGGTCAGGATGGAGAAGCACGCCACGGACCGCGTGCCCGGGAACAGCTCGGCCTGGCCCACGCGCCACGGCTCGGCCGAACTCGCGTTGCCGTACGACACCAGGCGGCCGAAGGTGGCGAGCGCGTCGAGGCCCGCGCGGAAGGCGTCGCCGCCGACCGGGTCGAGGGCGAGGTCGACGCCGCGCCCGCCGGTGGCCGCGCGGGCCGCGGCGGCGAAACCGGCCCCGCTGTCGACGAACACCTCGTCGTAGCCGTACCGGCCCGCGTACTCCGCCTTGGCCGCGCTCGACACCACACCGAACACCGTGGCCCCCGCGGCCTTCGCCAGCTGGCCGACGACGGTGCCGACCCCGCCCGCCGCGCCCTGCACGAGCACGGTCTCGCCCGCGCGCAGCCGGCCGACCTCGTGCAGCAGGGCGTGGGCGGTGGGCAGCACGGTGGGCAGCGTGGCGGCCGTCCGCAGGCCGACGCCCGCGGGGACCGGGAAGACGGTGGCGGCGTCGGCGACGGCCACCTCGGCGTAGGCGCCGCCCGCGGTGAGCGCGGCGACCTCCTGGCCCGCCTCGACGCCCTCGACGCCCGCGCCCACCGCGCGTACCCGCCCCGCCACTTCCAGGCCGGGAACGAACGGCAGGTCCGGCACGCGGTAGCCCTCGGCGCGGGCCTTGAGGTCGGCGAAGTTCACGCCCGCGTACGCGACGTCGACGGCGACCTGGCCGGGCCCGGGCTCGGGGGCTTCGGTCTCGACGGCCTCAAGGACCTCGGGCCCGCCGAACTCGTGGAGCTGGACTGCGCGCATGGGTGTCTCCCGGTGCTTGGTGTTCGATCTGGATTGAACACTCGGGACTGTATGGTTTTCATCGAACACTCGGCAAGTCCCTGACCCTCACGGAACGAGGAGGCGGGCCCGTGGCCCCACCCAGCAGCCACCGCGCGGCACCCGTGCACGCGCGCCCGGAGGACGTCAGCGTGCAGGAGGCCCTCGCCGCGCTCGCCGACCCCGTACGGATGCGTCTGGTACGGGAGCTCGCGGGCTCGCCGGACTGGTCGCGGGCCTGCGGCAGCTTCGACGTGCCCGTCGGCAAGGCCGCGCTGAGCCACCACTTCGCGGCGCTGCGGGCCGCGGGCGTCGTCGAGCAGCGCGACGAGGGCCCGCGGCGGGTGAACCGGCTGCGGCGCGAGGAGTTCGACGCGCGCTTCCCGGGGCTGCTCGCCCTGGTGCTGCGCGGGGACTGACCCGGCCCCGCCGCCGGGCCTCAGTCGGAGGCGATCGCGTCCAGCTGGGCGCGCAGATAGGTGTGCGAGTCGGTGCCGCGCACGTCCGTACCCGGGTCGCACTCGTAGAAGTACACCAGCGACATCAGCTCCTCGGCGGGCTCCTCGGCCGGGGGCGGCAGCACGCGGTGACGGCCGGAGCGCCAGCGGCCGCCGGTCCAGCGCGCCATCAGATCGCCGATGTTGATCGTGAACGCCGCCGGGTCCCAGGGCGCGTCCTGCCAGCCGTCGGCGTCCGTGAACACCTGGAGCCCGCCCCGGCCCGCCTGCCGGTCCAGGACGGTGACCGTGCCGAAGTCGGTGTGCGGGCCGATGCGGAACTGGCCCGGCGCGGGGGCGCCGACCGTGTCCCGGCCCGGATACCAGTTGATGTTGAAACCCCAGGTGGGGTGGCCGGTGTGGCGGGTGAAGAAGTCCTCGGGCTCGCCGAGCGCGGCCGCGAGCAGGGCGAGGAGCTGGTCGGAGAGCGCGCGCATCAGCGACAGATACGTCTCCACGGGGGTGCGCAGGCCCGGGGTCTCGGCGGGCCAGGTGTTGGGCGCGAACCACTCCGCGTCGACGGCCGGGTCGCCGGTCGGCTCGTCGGCGGCGAAGGACAGCGACTCCTTCAGGTCCGGCGGGGACGGGGTGCCCTCGGCGTAGCTGTTGGCCTCCGCGCCGGGGCCCAGCCAGCCGCGGGCGCCCACGCGCACGGCGTAGCGCCGCTTGGCCTCCGGGGGCAGGCGGAAGAAGGAACGGGCCTCTTCGCGGATCGTGGTGCGCAGGGCGGGGGCCACGTCGTGGCCCGTGACGAGGAGGAAGCCCGCGGTGCGGAGGCCCTCGTCCACGGCCCTGGTGATCTCCTGGCGGTCGCCGGGAGTGCCGGTGCGCCAGGTGCGCAGGTCGACGGTGGGGATCGTCATGGTGGCTATGGTGCCCTCGCGGTGCGCCCCTGACCCGCCCCTTCCCGAACAAGGGGGCTCCGCCCCCTTGGACCCCCGTATCGGCGCTCCGCGCCTCGTCCTCAAACGCCGGACGGGCTATGAATAGCCCCTCCGGCGTTTGAGGAGCGGGGGTCTGGGGGCGGAGCCCCCAGTTTCGGGAAGGGGCGGGATTGGGGAGGCCCCCGGCAGGGGCGCGCTCAGGACTCGTCGCGCCGGTCGGTGTCCTTGTCCAGGTCCCTGTTCAGGTTCTTCAGGAACTCGGGGTTGTCGTCGGGGGCGACCCAGCCCCCGCGGGAGCCGTTCGCCCGGCCGGCCGCAGGCCCCCGCTTCTTGCCGGTGACGAACCAGGCGATCGGGCCGAGGAGGACCTCGCCGAAGAGGAGCACGATGATGACCCACACCACCTTCGGGAGATGGCGCACTTCCTTCTCGGGCGTGTTGAGCACATCGATGAAGGCGTAGATCCACACGGCCAGGACCAGCAGGAACGGCAGATACCTGAGCATGTGTCGGAGATCCCCCAGAGAGCGGAGTGCGGGCGCCGGGCGTACCCGGTGACGGGGCCAGGGTAGCCGGTGACCGATACTTGACCGCATGGCTTATGACGATCTCCGCTCTCTGCTGAGGGCACTGGAGCGCGAGGGCGATCTGAAGCGGATCAAGGCCGAGGTCGACCCGTATCTGGAGGTCGGCGAGATCGTCGACCGCGTCCAGAAGTCCGGCGGCCCGGCGCTCCTCTTCGAGAACGTCAAGGGCAGTGACATGCCCCTCGCGATGAACGTGTTCGGGACCGACCGGCGCCTCCTCAAGGCCCTCGGCCTGAAGTCGTACGGCGAGATCAGCGAGAAGATCGGCGGGCTGCTCAGACCGGAGCTGCCGCAGGGCTTCGTCGGTGTGCGCGAGGCCTTCGGGAAGCTCGGCGCGATGACGCACGTGCCGCCGAAGAAGGTCAAGGACGCGCCGGTCCAGGAGGTCGTGCTCCGGGGCGACGACGTGGACCTGGACCGGCTCCC harbors:
- a CDS encoding RNA polymerase sigma factor; translated protein: METNEGELAARRRRLRVRIRGSDPDAFGELFDAYARSVYNHAYRLTGDWSAAEDIVSLTFLEAWRLRDKADADGGSLRPWLLGIATNVTRNQRRASRRHAAAVARLPRAEAVADFADEIAGRVDDREQLALVRAALARLRRAEREVLALCVWSGLGYEAAASALGVPVGTVRSRLSRARKKLAKHMEPPKGRGQMREDRTTAVGPVEEGVR
- a CDS encoding helix-turn-helix domain-containing protein, translated to MAPPSSHRAAPVHARPEDVSVQEALAALADPVRMRLVRELAGSPDWSRACGSFDVPVGKAALSHHFAALRAAGVVEQRDEGPRRVNRLRREEFDARFPGLLALVLRGD
- a CDS encoding 2-oxoglutarate and iron-dependent oxygenase domain-containing protein, with the translated sequence MTIPTVDLRTWRTGTPGDRQEITRAVDEGLRTAGFLLVTGHDVAPALRTTIREEARSFFRLPPEAKRRYAVRVGARGWLGPGAEANSYAEGTPSPPDLKESLSFAADEPTGDPAVDAEWFAPNTWPAETPGLRTPVETYLSLMRALSDQLLALLAAALGEPEDFFTRHTGHPTWGFNINWYPGRDTVGAPAPGQFRIGPHTDFGTVTVLDRQAGRGGLQVFTDADGWQDAPWDPAAFTINIGDLMARWTGGRWRSGRHRVLPPPAEEPAEELMSLVYFYECDPGTDVRGTDSHTYLRAQLDAIASD
- the ccsB gene encoding c-type cytochrome biogenesis protein CcsB, with the protein product MTLATTLAAETNENLAHISNVLIYSAMAVYLLAFFALMAEWLFGSRSKVARTAAALTASGGAGEAAAKAAAPAVTVRAKGGTATLERTEAAPKVVTRAAAGSRDVPDGPGAAAGDEQGDLYGRIAVSMIALGFLVEAGGVLTRALSVQRAPWGNMYEFNITFSTVAIGVFLGLLALKKNVRWIGLPLITTVLLDLGLAVTVLYTDSDQLVPALHSYWLWIHVSTAIFCGAAFYVGAVSTAAYLFKDSYEAKLQSGGTPGRFATSVMERLPASASLDKFTYRMNAAIFPLWTFTIIAGAIWAGDAWGRYWGWDPKEVWSFITWVAYACYLHARATAGWKGRKAAYLALIAFGCWLFNYYGVNIFVSGKHSYAGV
- a CDS encoding zinc-binding dehydrogenase, coding for MRAVQLHEFGGPEVLEAVETEAPEPGPGQVAVDVAYAGVNFADLKARAEGYRVPDLPFVPGLEVAGRVRAVGAGVEGVEAGQEVAALTAGGAYAEVAVADAATVFPVPAGVGLRTAATLPTVLPTAHALLHEVGRLRAGETVLVQGAAGGVGTVVGQLAKAAGATVFGVVSSAAKAEYAGRYGYDEVFVDSGAGFAAAARAATGGRGVDLALDPVGGDAFRAGLDALATFGRLVSYGNASSAEPWRVGQAELFPGTRSVACFSILTLAKEDPRALRALAERAFEAVADGTVTLPVTAEFALEEAAEAHALMGGRTTTGKLLLRVNPAD
- a CDS encoding CU044_5270 family protein translates to MKSPADRADFPTPLERDLPPGRHLRLKEHLLSEIRQESQGNTDTGWNARGRGGGWLRPSLAAGAVVAAVAAGLVITQPFGGDAAQAGPPSKETVAMLKQIAAAAAKQPVPKGIRDDQFVYVRTKESYMETGSDETARIQPVHVREAWSSVDGKHTGMAHDPVDGFDHERFPPDLPLVEGDSHYRSLQKLPTDPVNMRDWLYRVGQGGESKDQNAFVLVRDLCGGLMPPKQAAALFLAASKISGVELIEGVVDAAGRRGVAIARENDGERQELIFDKKTKQFLGERQVAVEDLPTGFKKGTVTAQSAVLELKVVDKAGERP
- a CDS encoding SRPBCC domain-containing protein, with protein sequence MSDVSGFIERGTSRTEGDTHTLHWVLRLPHPVAEVWRAVATPEGLSGWLAAADVFEPRLGGAVSLRWLNDETPDDAVHSGRVTAWDPHVVAEYTIDLHGRCRFHLEPAGDAGTTLRFTNELTGDDAFRLDCLAGWHDHFGFLVDALGGRPKDWSTWSPDRWRELRADYASDGP